From one Butyricimonas faecihominis genomic stretch:
- a CDS encoding endonuclease/exonuclease/phosphatase family protein, with protein MAALRFFFYLLMKPATLGMTFLGVCGIFAPCINPDKWWIPALSGLFMPGIILVNLYLLVFWGIHKKWWIILPFITIISNHQFFSGMFQSPWKQDIPYAPKDEITIASYNVEGFYWIARNIKYNIKKLVEDNHIDILCIQEHCEESHLDSITIQQKFGLPNRCVFFNRQTAWANFGISIYSHYPIIRYGEINFNSEKNNSMWADILIGKDTIRVFNNHLQTTDVSMNGKKYEEYRSVKDWKGQARTLVNIVEQLKANFVIRASQAVQVRNIIDTTRYPVIVCGDFNDTPVSFAYNHIAGNNLTDGFRDRGKGYGHSFNGIKGLLRIDFISYDKSFTGLVYDSPHLPWSDHNPIIMKVKLKTTSR; from the coding sequence ATGGCCGCACTAAGGTTTTTCTTTTACCTGTTAATGAAACCAGCAACCCTAGGAATGACATTCTTGGGCGTATGTGGAATTTTTGCACCATGTATCAATCCTGATAAATGGTGGATTCCTGCATTATCTGGTCTATTCATGCCGGGAATTATATTAGTCAATTTATATCTCCTAGTATTTTGGGGAATCCATAAAAAATGGTGGATTATATTACCATTTATCACAATCATCAGTAATCATCAATTCTTTTCAGGAATGTTTCAATCACCTTGGAAACAAGATATTCCCTATGCTCCAAAAGATGAAATCACCATCGCTAGCTATAATGTTGAAGGTTTCTACTGGATCGCACGAAATATAAAATATAATATAAAAAAATTAGTAGAAGACAATCACATTGATATTTTATGTATCCAAGAACATTGTGAAGAATCACATCTGGATAGCATCACCATTCAACAAAAATTCGGACTTCCCAATCGATGTGTGTTTTTTAACAGACAAACAGCATGGGCCAATTTTGGGATCAGCATATATAGTCATTATCCCATAATTCGATACGGTGAAATCAATTTTAATTCCGAAAAGAACAATAGTATGTGGGCAGACATCTTAATCGGAAAAGATACCATCCGTGTATTCAATAACCACTTACAAACAACAGATGTCAGCATGAATGGCAAAAAATATGAAGAATACAGAAGCGTTAAAGACTGGAAAGGTCAGGCCCGGACACTTGTGAACATCGTGGAACAACTAAAAGCCAACTTTGTCATTCGTGCCAGCCAAGCTGTACAAGTTCGAAACATCATTGACACGACCCGTTACCCTGTCATTGTATGCGGAGATTTCAACGACACGCCCGTGTCCTTTGCCTATAACCATATTGCAGGAAATAACTTAACAGACGGTTTTCGGGATCGAGGGAAAGGATATGGACATTCATTCAACGGGATTAAAGGATTGTTACGAATAGATTTTATCAGTTACGACAAATCTTTCACAGGATTAGTGTACGATTCACCCCATCTTCCATGGAGTGACCATAACCCGATTATAATGAAAGTAAAATTAAAAACAACATCAAGATAA